Sequence from the Deltaproteobacteria bacterium genome:
TAGTTGGCGACCTGATACATATGTTTCTCTGTCAAGATACATTGATCGAGAACTTGAAGAATTTTACTTGGATGGCCCAGAGGGAGTCGAATGGATATTTAGGAACTCCATAATTTCAAATAGAGAAGAATCCATGTATGTGGACTACGTTCAATATGAAGAAGATAGCCACACTTGGTTAACGCCAAAAAGGTTTGAAGACATAGGAATTGGAATATCTAGCTATAACTCTGCCGTGGAAATGGCCAAAGCTTTTTACCTAACCGGAGTGTCATCCGAAGCGTCTCTAGCACTTTTCGCTGAATATTGGCGGAATTTTGAATTTTCACCCAAGACACATTATCAAGAATTCAGGAAAGCTAATTTGGGTTCTCTTGACTTGCTGGATGAAAGAGGGTTGTTGAAGGAGGCTCCAGACTCGTGCTATTCGCTGTTGATTAACGAAATGCCCTTTCCTGTATACAAAGAGTCCATGAGAATGAACCATGTTTCAATTAATGAACTTAAAGAGGTTCAGAAAAATTGGAGTTCGGAGTGTTGATTTCGCCTAACAATTGCATTACCTTTAGGTGAATAGCTCGTTTCAGAAAGTGTAGATACTATCGGTTTAAAAAAATACACCAAAAATGAGGAAGATATATGTCGGATGTTCAAAGAGCTTTAATCATTTTCACTGGATATTCAGCAATCATTTTTTCTCTTGCATGCGTTACTGATGGCTACTTAAGAGTTAAAAATAGATTCATCATAAGCTATATATTTTGCATTATATTAATTA
This genomic interval carries:
- a CDS encoding AbiV family abortive infection protein, which codes for MKHRAIKNLIQLNSAEFIKEVSVGLEKIYESCEALHRSSLTLEKNEEYRGARIIESVAKEEAAKFLILIDAIRCPKKQQKLLSRQLDKFNEHLAKGIYAKMCSWRPDTYVSLSRYIDRELEEFYLDGPEGVEWIFRNSIISNREESMYVDYVQYEEDSHTWLTPKRFEDIGIGISSYNSAVEMAKAFYLTGVSSEASLALFAEYWRNFEFSPKTHYQEFRKANLGSLDLLDERGLLKEAPDSCYSLLINEMPFPVYKESMRMNHVSINELKEVQKNWSSEC